From Rutidosis leptorrhynchoides isolate AG116_Rl617_1_P2 chromosome 3, CSIRO_AGI_Rlap_v1, whole genome shotgun sequence, a single genomic window includes:
- the LOC139898291 gene encoding VIN3-like protein 2 isoform X1 produces the protein MDSCSFEGFVLDPSKCSKLSMDEKRELVYEVSEWSHGAPELLQSWSRQELLQILCAEMGKERKYTGLTKLKIIEHLLKIVSEKRSQNGENDDDDIMMMNLESSQSDYQRSVKRHRKSDTPTHLDISSDHNYVDLDDTNVDFCKNSACRAKLSQDVVFCKRCSCCICHQYDDNKDPSLWLICSSDPPFLGPTCGMSCHLECALKHEKSGMPKDGKSRGLDGTFYCVSCGKVNDLLGMYRCWKKQMTIARDTRRVDILCYRVSLSQKLLVGASRYGKLHEIVNEVMEKLEADVGPLTGLPVKLARGIVNRLSSGQEIQKLCAFAVETVDSVPSNTTINDPSILTPIVKFGDNEKSPPTNSSSLSNPSSVEDENNNIVNKQKDKEVAVYADDINIIKNSTGTDENNEKDYDPFVPGTSIKLPFTPCKTESVKDSIFARKTRPKLSKKNLDNESEGEPSETDDRDFGYYVKVIRRLECEGHIDTGFRKKFLTWYSMRASQQEVRIVKVFVDTLMEDPASLAEQLVDTFSDVITSKTCSSKGLCLKLFH, from the exons ATGGATTCTTGCTCTTTCGAAG GGTTTGTACTTGATCCATCAAAGTGTAGCAAATTAAGTATGGACGAAAAACGAGAACTTGTATACGAAGTATCCGAATGGTCTCATGGTGCACCCGAGCTCCTACAATCATGGAGCCGGCAAGAACTGTTGCAAATTCTTTGTGCAGAAATGGGAAAAGAACGAAAGTATACAGGACTAACAAAACTTAAAATTATCGAGCACCTTTTAAAAATAGTTTCTGAAAAAAGATCACAAAACggggagaatgatgatgatgatattatgatgatgAATCTTGAATCATCACAAAGTGATTATCAAAGATCTGTTAAAAGGCATAGGAAATCTGATACCCCGACCCATTTAGATATTTCATCGGATCATAATTATGTTGATTTGGATGATACTAATGTTGACTTTTGCAAGAATTCGGCTTGTAGAGCCAAGTTAAGTCAAGATGTGGTATTTTGTAAAAGGTGTTCTTGTTGTATTTGTCATCAATATGATGATAATAAGGATCCGAGTTTGTGGTTGATTTGCAGTTCGGATCCCCCGTTTCTGGGACCCACTTGTGGAATGTCGTGTCATCTTGAATGTGCGTTAAAACACGAAAAATCAGGTATGCCGAAAGATGGTAAAAGTAGAGGCCTTGATGGAACCTTCTATTGTGTATCTTGTGGTAAAGTGAATGATTTACTCGG TATGTACAGATGTTGGAAAAAACAAATGACAATAGCAAGGGATACTAGGCGGGTTGACATCTTGTGTTATCGTGTTTCCTTAAGCCAGAAGCTCTTAGTTGGGGCGTCGAGGTATGGAAAGCTTCATGAAATTGTAAATGAAGTAATGGAAAAACTCGAAGCAGATGTGGGCCCGTTAACTGGTTTGCCAGTCAAACTTGCAAGAGGTATAGTCAACAGGCTCTCTTCAGGACAAGAGATACAAAAACTTTGTGCTTTTGCAGTTGAAACTGTAGATTCAGTTCCATCAAATACAACTATTAATG ATCCTAGCATATTGACACCAATTGTCAAATTTGGAGACAATGAGAAAAGCCCACCAACAAATTCAAGCAGCCTTTCGAATCCCTCCTCAGTTGAAGATGAAAACAACAATATTGTTAATAAGCAGAAGGACAAGGAGGTTGCAGTTTATGCTGATGATATAAACATCATCAAGAACAGCACAGGAactgatgaaaacaatgaaaaagatTATGACCCTTTTGTCCCTGGTACGTCAATTAAATTACCCTTTACTCCTTGCAAGACGGAAAGTGTAAAAGATTCAATCTTTGCGAGAAAAACCCGCCCGAAGTTGTCAAAAAAGAATCTTGATAACGAGTCTGAAGGGGAACCAAGTGAAACAGATGATCGGGATTTTGGGTATTATGTGAAGGTGATCCGACGGTTAGAATGCGAAGGACATATAGATACGGGTTTTAGGAAGAAATTTCTGACTTGGTATAGCATGAGAGCAAGTCAACAAGAGGTTAGAATAGTCAAAGTGTTTGTGGATACTTTAATGGAGGATCCAGCTTCACTTGCAGAGCAGCTTGTGGATACTTTCTCAGATGTGATTACAAGCAAGACATGTTCTTCAAAAGGGCTTTGCTTGAAGCTTTTTcattga
- the LOC139898291 gene encoding VIN3-like protein 2 isoform X2, whose amino-acid sequence MDSCSFEGFVLDPSKCSKLSMDEKRELVYEVSEWSHGAPELLQSWSRQELLQILCAEMGKERKYTGLTKLKIIEHLLKIVSEKRSQNGENDDDDIMMMNLESSQSDYQRSVKRHRKSDTPTHLDISSDHNYVDLDDTNVDFCKNSACRAKLSQDVVFCKRCSCCICHQYDDNKDPSLWLICSSDPPFLGPTCGMSCHLECALKHEKSGMPKDGKSRGLDGTFYCVSCGKVNDLLGCWKKQMTIARDTRRVDILCYRVSLSQKLLVGASRYGKLHEIVNEVMEKLEADVGPLTGLPVKLARGIVNRLSSGQEIQKLCAFAVETVDSVPSNTTINDPSILTPIVKFGDNEKSPPTNSSSLSNPSSVEDENNNIVNKQKDKEVAVYADDINIIKNSTGTDENNEKDYDPFVPGTSIKLPFTPCKTESVKDSIFARKTRPKLSKKNLDNESEGEPSETDDRDFGYYVKVIRRLECEGHIDTGFRKKFLTWYSMRASQQEVRIVKVFVDTLMEDPASLAEQLVDTFSDVITSKTCSSKGLCLKLFH is encoded by the exons ATGGATTCTTGCTCTTTCGAAG GGTTTGTACTTGATCCATCAAAGTGTAGCAAATTAAGTATGGACGAAAAACGAGAACTTGTATACGAAGTATCCGAATGGTCTCATGGTGCACCCGAGCTCCTACAATCATGGAGCCGGCAAGAACTGTTGCAAATTCTTTGTGCAGAAATGGGAAAAGAACGAAAGTATACAGGACTAACAAAACTTAAAATTATCGAGCACCTTTTAAAAATAGTTTCTGAAAAAAGATCACAAAACggggagaatgatgatgatgatattatgatgatgAATCTTGAATCATCACAAAGTGATTATCAAAGATCTGTTAAAAGGCATAGGAAATCTGATACCCCGACCCATTTAGATATTTCATCGGATCATAATTATGTTGATTTGGATGATACTAATGTTGACTTTTGCAAGAATTCGGCTTGTAGAGCCAAGTTAAGTCAAGATGTGGTATTTTGTAAAAGGTGTTCTTGTTGTATTTGTCATCAATATGATGATAATAAGGATCCGAGTTTGTGGTTGATTTGCAGTTCGGATCCCCCGTTTCTGGGACCCACTTGTGGAATGTCGTGTCATCTTGAATGTGCGTTAAAACACGAAAAATCAGGTATGCCGAAAGATGGTAAAAGTAGAGGCCTTGATGGAACCTTCTATTGTGTATCTTGTGGTAAAGTGAATGATTTACTCGG ATGTTGGAAAAAACAAATGACAATAGCAAGGGATACTAGGCGGGTTGACATCTTGTGTTATCGTGTTTCCTTAAGCCAGAAGCTCTTAGTTGGGGCGTCGAGGTATGGAAAGCTTCATGAAATTGTAAATGAAGTAATGGAAAAACTCGAAGCAGATGTGGGCCCGTTAACTGGTTTGCCAGTCAAACTTGCAAGAGGTATAGTCAACAGGCTCTCTTCAGGACAAGAGATACAAAAACTTTGTGCTTTTGCAGTTGAAACTGTAGATTCAGTTCCATCAAATACAACTATTAATG ATCCTAGCATATTGACACCAATTGTCAAATTTGGAGACAATGAGAAAAGCCCACCAACAAATTCAAGCAGCCTTTCGAATCCCTCCTCAGTTGAAGATGAAAACAACAATATTGTTAATAAGCAGAAGGACAAGGAGGTTGCAGTTTATGCTGATGATATAAACATCATCAAGAACAGCACAGGAactgatgaaaacaatgaaaaagatTATGACCCTTTTGTCCCTGGTACGTCAATTAAATTACCCTTTACTCCTTGCAAGACGGAAAGTGTAAAAGATTCAATCTTTGCGAGAAAAACCCGCCCGAAGTTGTCAAAAAAGAATCTTGATAACGAGTCTGAAGGGGAACCAAGTGAAACAGATGATCGGGATTTTGGGTATTATGTGAAGGTGATCCGACGGTTAGAATGCGAAGGACATATAGATACGGGTTTTAGGAAGAAATTTCTGACTTGGTATAGCATGAGAGCAAGTCAACAAGAGGTTAGAATAGTCAAAGTGTTTGTGGATACTTTAATGGAGGATCCAGCTTCACTTGCAGAGCAGCTTGTGGATACTTTCTCAGATGTGATTACAAGCAAGACATGTTCTTCAAAAGGGCTTTGCTTGAAGCTTTTTcattga